The following coding sequences are from one Cercospora beticola chromosome 4, complete sequence window:
- a CDS encoding uncharacterized protein (antiSMASH:Cluster_10~SMCOG1080:lysine/ornithine N-monooxygenase), whose translation MSLSYDHTELRNERPAHRPSRASPSFQTYDLLCVGFGPTSLAVAASLADARTQAQILFVERESHFNWTPEHVLPDKSIGSSFLHDLTTLENPRSEFTFVNFLQATDQLMHFTNNSKMVPSRRLVAAYFKWAAERVNQRGWIQYSKEASNIKPVKVDALNRVTRWEAEVIDVESGAKSTVQAKRVVLATVAEPHLVSPLRSPQLQHLILHSSSCAEFLQKLPSLQKTINIAVVGADQEAAEIFSHLHTSRGKHTATLIHADSALRPKDNSPRISDITTDPSQLMQTPPEVRLRLQNAEAHSSPRVDLQTLESLYEAQYTQRLQEPDARKWRFRMQPLSEVVGAKRDEDRVRLVTRNNRTSEVTTGPAFDLVISASGYERSRDAKLLSAVSPLYDTGALTVDKEYRVNFRRDTVDRACGIWVLGTLEDPKERVDDFAFTAERGARAARSIRASLRQKSDEHFAESALL comes from the coding sequence ATGTCGCTCTCATACGATCATACAGAGTTGCGCAATGAGCGGCCTGCTCATCGACCATCGAGAGCGTCCCCATCATTCCAGACTTACGATCTGCTATGTGTGGGATTTGGCCCAACTtctcttgctgttgctgcttcgcTGGCGGATGCCAGAACACAGGCACAAATCTTGTTCGTAGAACGGGAGAGCCACTTCAATTGGACACCGGAGCATGTATTGCCAGACAAATCCATCGGATCCAGCTTCCTGCACGATCTGACCACGTTGGAAAACCCGCGCTCTGAATTCACCTTCGTCAACTTTCTCCAGGCTACGGATCAGCTCATGCATTTCACGAACAACTCGAAAATGGTTCCCAGTAGGCGACTAGTTGCCGCATACTTCAAATGGGCAGCGGAGCGAGTGAATCAACGCGGCTGGATCCAATACAGCAAAGAAGCATCAAACATCAAGCCTGTGAAGGTTGATGCACTAAACCGGGTGACGCGATGGGAGGCGGAAGTCATCGACGTCGAGTCTGGCGCAAAGTCGACAGTCCAAGCGAAGCGAGTCGTGCTTGCTACAGTTGCTGAACCGCATCTGGTTTCCCCGCTACGAAGTCCACAACTCCAGCACCTGATCTTGCATTCGAGCTCTTGTGCCGAATTCCTGCAGAAGTTGCCCAGTCTTCAGAAGACCATCAATATAGCAGTAGTCGGAGCTGATCAGGAAGCGGCCGAGATCTTCAGCCACCTACACACCTCACGAGGCAAGCATACTGCGACTCTGATCCATGCAGATTCTGCTCTGCGTCCAAAGGACAACAGTCCACGGATTTCCGATATCACCACCGACCCGAGCCAATTGATGCAGACTCCGCCGGAGGTCCGACTGAGGTTACAGAACGCGGAGGCACATAGCTCTCCACGCGTAGACCTGCAAACACTTGAAAGCTTGTACGAGGCGCAATACACCCAAAGGCTCCAAGAACCAGATGCGAGGAAATGGCGCTTCCGCATGCAACCACTGAGTGAGGTGGTCGGGGCGAAGCGCGATGAAGACCGGGTGCGTTTGGTGACCAGGAATAACAGGACTAGTGAAGTGACCACTGGTCCTGCGTTCGACCTGGTCATCTCTGCGAGTGGCTATGAGCGCTCTCGGGATGCTAAGCTGCTGTCCGCTGTCTCGCCGCTGTACGACACTGGCGCCTTGACGGTAGACAAGGAGTATAGGGTCAACTTCCGGCGCGATACTGTAGACCGGGCATGCGGCATATGGGTACTTGGAACGCTGGAAGATCCGAAAGAACGCGTTGACGATTTCGCTTTCACGGCGGAGCGAGGGGCCAGGGCGGCGCGGAGTATACGCGCCTCTCTACGCCAGAAGTCGGACGAGCACTTTGCGGAGTCTGCATTGTTGTAG
- a CDS encoding uncharacterized protein (antiSMASH:Cluster_10~SMCOG1288:ABC transporter related protein): MGIFKRQKAVAKTEPEEPKEPWYREATTWFRLLFSPGFTAWDVLLLIGGIVGAIAAGVPFPLLGILFGQLINDLNSADCVQQDATASTGGLSDSVIQKVAYICYVTIANWCFIYIYTNCWTIFGERLVRRLRERYLRALLRQELAFFDQLPAGDVSSRLSNDLNSIQTGTSEKVGIVIASVSYFVASYIVAFMKYAELAGILVSLVPAYFLMAFVGSYFIKRFTGRVSDQLALATSIASESLSKLTIVHAFGANARLEAKFTEYLGGVRKEGSKKAIAAAVQLGLLYFIAYSTNALAYWRGSEGIAESVEDGNGASRVGAVYTVIFLLIDASFILSQVAPFLQIFGTAAGASDKLNNAIQRKSAIDPTDSSYGRRLDHIEGGLTFQNVKFSYPSRPDVEVLKDLNITIPEYKHTAIVGQSGSGKSTVAALLARLYDPLDGSVTLDGINVKEMNVGQLRGLIGTVQQDPGLLDRSILENIAHGLVNSSASHEEIDAVLNGDLALFADKVREKKNGNFESVLQGEKQAVRDVVDRVVKAASTADAITFIQRLDDGFATKVGSSGNQFSGGQKQRIALSRALVRDPQILLLDEATSALDSRSELLIQGALREAAKGRTTINIAHRLSTVKHADNIIVMRSGKVVEQGSHAELIAKDDVYASMVRLQTVSQNQEADASSALLGAPEDEISSRSSSSDVVDEKAVLREQSIASATSKERIDQAQKDGATGDQQKDSEKDKSAKEKKRGVWSTIRGFGHLTRSQSIYLLVAFIAATIVGGSYSGEAVIFGHTISSFSACEEPSDIRSAGHFWGLLFFILAIIEFFANLTMGSLFGLVGENTLFKIRILSLRTLLGQDADWHQSEGRDPAGLLSFITSDANALAGLTGTILGTLFSILINSIAGVALSLAIAWRIAVVLLACVPVLLGSGIMRLRVFAKFHEKHGAAFASATGLAVESVNSIRTISIFSLEEEAVNIYHRALKKPYEATLKSILHSNAWLATAYSVANLVYALAYYWGSRNIIEGYASQKEFFIVLPALLFSAQTCGQLFALAPDFSKSRVSASRLLDLLDIGRQNHTLTQNDIHTSPKKLAASTGYAAQAEKDVELGTEKPDLPRTGGTAVKFDSVRFSYPARPDTEVLKGLDLNIKPGQFAALVGPSGAGKSTIISLIERFYRPSSGLITLDDRNIGASISPSFRNEIALVPQESVMFEGTLRFNLSLGARPDQEHVSDAEIEEACRLANIHDTIKALPEGYDTRCGPNGNQFSGGQRQRLSIARALLRQPRLLLLDESTSALDSESEKMVQDALENVRKSGEVTVVAIAHRLHTIEKADCIFVIEDGKCTAKGTHQVLLRDSESYRTNALHQVLGD; encoded by the exons ATGGGCATTTTCAAGAGGCAGAAG GCTGTCGCAAAGACAGAGCCTGAAGAACCTAAGGAACCCTGGTATAGAGAGGCGACAACGTGGTTCCGGCTCCTGTTCAGTCCCGGCTTCACGGCTTGGGATGTTCTCCTCCTTATCGGTGGTATCGTAGGAGCCATCGCAGCGGGTGTTCCATTTCCACTCCTGGGTATCCTCTTTGGTCAACTTATCAACGACCTCAATAGTGCCGACTGTGTCCAACAAGATGCTACGGCTTCTACGGGTGGTCTCAGCGACTCTGTTATCCAGAAAGTCGCCTACATCTGCTACGTCACGATCGCAAACTGGTGCTTCATCTACATCTATACCAACTGTTGGACAATCTTTGGCGAGCGACTAGTCCGAAGGCTTCGTGAAAGATATCTTCGAGCGCTTCTACGACAGGAATTGGCCTTCTTCGATCAGCTGCCTGCCGGAGATGTATCCTCAAGACTCTCCAACGACCTCAACTCAATACAAACTGGTACATCGGAGAAGGTTGGAATCGTCATTGCAAGTGTCTCGTACTTCGTTGCTTCATACATTGTGGCATTCATGAAATATGCCGAGCTCGCGGGCATACTCGTCTCTCTTGTGCCGGCTTACTTCCTCATGGCGTTTGTTGGGTCTTACTTCATTAAGCGGTTCACAGGGCGAGTATCGGATCAGCTTGCGCTCGCCACCTCAATCGCTTCAGAGAGCTTGAGTAAGCTGACTATCGTCCACGCCTTTGGGGCCAACGCACGCCTCGAGGCCAAATTCACCGAGTATCTGGGTGGTGTTCGAAAGGAAGGTTCCAAGAAAGCCATTGCAGCCGCAGTGCAACTCGGATTGCTATACTTCATTGCCTACTCCACCAACGCCTTGGCCTACTGGCGTGGAAGTGAAGGCATAGCAGAGTCTGTCGAAGATGGCAATGGGGCCTCGCGCGTCGGCGCAGTCTACACTGTGATCTTTCTGCTGATTGATG CTTCCTTCATTCTCAGCCAGGTCGCTCCATTCTTGCAGATCTTCGGCACTGCAGCTGGCGCTTCAGATAAGCTCAATAATGCAATCCAGCGAAAGTCGGCGATCGATCCCACCGACAGCAGCTATGGAAGACGACTTGATCATATCGAGGGCGGTCTGACCTTCCAGAATGTTAAATTCTCTTATCCGAGCCGCCCTGATGTCGAAGTTCTCAAGGATCTGAACATCACTATTCCGGAATACAAACACACAGCCATCGTGGGACAATCTGGAAGCGGCAAATCTACAGTTGCCGCTCTACTTGCTCGACTGTACGACCCGCTGGACGGTAGCGTCACTCTGGATGGTATCAACGTCAAGGAGATGAATGTGGGCCAGCTTCGAGGCCTCATCGGAACTGTTCAGCAAGACCCAGGCCTTCTTGATCGTTCTATTTTGGAGAATATCGCGCACGGCTTGGTCAACTCGTCCGCGAGTCACGAAGAGATCGATGCAGTCTTGAATGGCGACCTTGCTCTGTTCGCTGACAAGGTTcgtgagaagaagaatggcaaTTTCGAGAGCGTGCTTCAAGGAGAAAAACAGGCTGTCCgagatgttgttgatcgTGTGGTCAAAGCAGCATCCACTGCCGATGCGATAACATTTATCCAACGACTAGACGATGGTTTTGCTACCAAGGTGGGCTCTTCTGGAAACCAATTCTCTGGTGGACAAAAGCAACGTATTGCCTTGTCCAGAGCACTCGTACGCGATCCTCAAATCCTGCTTCTGGATGAAGCGACGTCTGCCCTGGACTCAAGAAGTGAACTTTTGATCCAAGGAGCGCTTCGCGAAGCCGCCAAAGGCCGAACAACCATCAACATTGCGCATCGACTGTCTACTGTCAAACACGCAGACAACATTATTGTCATGAGGAGTGGCAAAGTTGTTGAGCAGGGCTCACATGCTGAGTTGATTGCGAAAGATGATGTCTATGCCAGTATGGTCCGCTTGCAGACTGTTAGCCAGAACCAAGAAGCAGACGCTTCGAGTGCTCTCCTTGGAGCTCCTGAGGATGAGATCTCATCAAGGTCGTCTTCTAGTGATGTCGTCGACGAGAAGGCGGTACTCCGTGAACAGTCAATCGCAAGTGCTACGTCAAAGGAAAGGATAGACCAGGCTCAGAAGGACGGTGCCACTGGAGACCAGCAGAAGGATTCGGAGAAGGACAAGTCagccaaagagaagaagcgaggCGTATGGTCTACGATCCGTGGTTTCGGCCACTTGACTCGGTCGCAGTCAATTTATCTCCTCGTCGCCTTCATTGCCGCTACAATCGTTGGAGGCTCGTATTCTGGAGAAGCCGTCATCTTTGGTCACACAATCAGCAGCTTCAGTGCCTGCGAGGAACCGTCTGACATCCGCTCCGCCGGCCATTTCTGGGGTCTGCTGTTCTTCATTCTCGCTATCATCGAGTTCTTTGCCAACCTCACAATGGGCTCATTGTTTGGTTTGGTTGGTGAGAACACACTGTTCAAGATACGCATCCTTTCGCTCCGGACCCTGCTCGGCCAGGACGCTGACTGGCATCAATCAGAAGGTCGAGATCCAGCTGGCCTCTTGTCCTTCATCACAAGCGACGCCAATGCTTTGGCAGGTCTTACTGGTACCATTCTAGGTACGCTCTTCTCCATCCTTATCAATAGCATTGCCGGCGTAGCGCTCTCGCTAGCTATCGCGTGGCGCATCGCCGTCGTGCTTCTTGCCTGCGTGCCTGTGCTTCTGGGATCTGGTATCATGAGGTTGCGCGTCTTTGCCAAGTTCCACGAGAAGCACGGTGCTGCATTTGCCAGCGCAACTGGCCTTGCTGTCGAATCTGTCAACTCAATTCGCACTATTTCGATCTTCTCTCTAGAGGAAGAGGCAGTGAACATCTACCACCGCGCTCTCAAGAAGCCATACGAAGCTACACTCAAGTCTATTCTACACAGCAATGCGTGGCTTGCCACTGCTTACAGTGTGGCCAACCTTGTCTATGCTCTGGCCTACTATTGGGGTTCGCGGAACATCATCGAAGGGTATGCCAGCCAGAAGGAATTCTTCATCGTTCtccctgctctgctcttcagcGCGCAGACATGTGGTCAACTCTTCGCTCTAGCGCCAGACTTCTCCAAGTCTCGCGTTTCAGCCAGTCGACTGCTTGATCTCCTTGACATCGGCAGGCAGAACCACACTCTGACCCAGAACGATATCCATACGTCTCCCAAGAAGCTCGCAGCAAGCACTGGCTATGCAGCCCAAGCGGAGAAGGACGTTGAGCTGGGCACTGAAAAGCCTGATCTGCCACGCACGGGAGGCACTGCTGTCAAATTTGACAGTGTCCGTTTCTCCTACCCAGCTCGCCCTGACACCGAAGTTCTGAAGGGCTTAGACCTCAACATCAAGCCAGGCCAGTTCGCCGCCTTGGTCGGTCCCTCTGGAGCGGGCAAGAGCACCATAATCTCTCTCATCGAACGCTTCTACCGTCCATCGTCGGGTCTCATCACTCTGGATGACCGCAACATTGGCGCCTCTATCTCGCCATCTTTCCGCAACGAGATCGCTCTCGTGCCACAAGAAAGCGTCATGTTCGAAGGAACACTGCGCTTTAATTTGTCCCTTGGTGCTCGCCCAGACCAGGAACATGTCTCCGACGCCGAGATTGAAGAAGCTTGCAGGCTGGCCAACATCCACGATACCATCAAGGCACTTCCTGAAGGTTACGATACCCGCTGCGGCCCCAACGGCAATCAATTCTCCGGTGGCCAGCGCCAAAGACTCTCCATTGCTCGGGCGTTGTTACGTCAGCCACGACTTCTACTTCTCGACGAGTCAACTTCTGCTCTCGATAGCGAGTCTGAAAAGATGGTTCAGGACGCATTGGAGAACGTGCGAAAGAGCGGTGAGGTGACTGTCGTTGCCATAGCTCATCGGCTGCATACGATTGAGAAGGCGGACTGCATTTTCGTCATCGAAGATGGCAAGTGTACCGCAAAAGGTACACATCAGGTGTTATTGAGAGACAGCGAGAGCTATCGAACGAATGCACTGCATCAAGTGCTTGGCGATTAG
- a CDS encoding uncharacterized protein (antiSMASH:Cluster_10), which yields MPTNNLYQYLDKPASWNERDLLIFAASIGCEPDELQFGYELHPKFSAFPTYPIVLTFKHDYTTTTSFAGHFSRHLTPPRDFIPGFPALDIKRVVDGERTLQIVKQLPKTSEGRRFIIRSDVIGVWDKGVGKSTIVKTSHDLVERVESGQHEMLYARMTETAIFMSQGGWGGPNVGKPASSPAPPTDRAPDARVKHHVSPAAHLLYRLNGDYNPLHATHVEEAVVQPTPIMHGLYSWNVTARLVLKTFANGEAKALQSFQASFASPVRPGDVLETEMWELKDAAEGARTIRFESKVGGKVVLARGSAVLHDTDDRTRSKL from the coding sequence ATGCCTACGAACAATCTGTACCAGTACCTCGACAAGCCAGCCTCATGGAACGAACGCGATCTCCTCATATTCGCTGCGTCGATCGGCTGTGAGCCCGATGAGTTGCAATTCGGCTACGAACTGCATCCAAAGTTCTCAGCATTCCCAACATACCCGATTGTCCTCACATTCAAGCACGATTACACGACTACAACGTCCTTTGCAGGACACTTCTCAAGACACCTGACACCACCGAGGGATTTCATACCCGGTTTCCCAGCCCTAGACATCAAGCGAGTCGTCGATGGAGAACGAACACTGCAGATCGTCAAGCAACTACCCAAGACATCAGAAGGAAGACGATTCATCATCCGATCCGACGTCATCGGGGTATGGGACAAAGGCGTGGGGAAGTCGACAATCGTGAAGACGAGTCATGACCTCGTAGAGAGGGTCGAGTCTGGGCAGCACGAAATGCTGTATGCTCGCATGACCGAAACCGCAATTTTCATGTCGCAAGGCGGTTGGGGAGGGCCCAATGTTGGCAAACCTGCAAGTTCTCCTGCTCCGCCTACGGATCGTGCACCGGATGCCAGAGTGAAACATCACGTTTCTCCAGCCGCACATTTGCTCTACAGACTCAATGGCGATTACAATCCTCTGCATGCCACACATGTGGAGGAGGCCGTTGTGCAACCTACGCCGATAATGCACGGGTTGTATTCATGGAACGTCACTGCGAGACTCGTACTGAAGACTTTTGCCAATGGAGAAGCCAAAGCTCTACAGAGCTTTCAAGCGAGTTTTGCCAGCCCTGTGAGGCCCGGAGATGTTCTGGAGACGGAAATGTGGGAGCTGAAGGACGCCGCGGAAGGCGCGCGGACGATCAGATTCGAGAGCAAGGTTGGAGGAAAGGTCGTACTGGCCCGTGGATCGGCAGTATTGCATGATACCGACGATCGCACGAGGAGCAAGTTGTGA
- a CDS encoding uncharacterized protein (antiSMASH:Cluster_10~SMCOG1203:putative siderophore biosynthesis protein) → MDIPLPATLRLPHPYLTTYQIDEVDRKQVPTRYGGKLLRTRHEPRNNGSTPTRKDAILPPVVLHSNVYFSEPAQDQPADGLPPESNNFFWGRVRRTPKSDIVWNDNSQPTVAQLWLIVYSLFTFRPELEYFRIELKGFGHRELSEELKHVGLAVEHPLPENREVPARPAASVPGAFPNEIVLLRGNFWQGAGSPFGPRPVWAPATATVSGKPLDQYPVLPVDYVADTKFPDQRVHAFHPRRPAKPAPGSIMYSRYIPHLDQHFSMIALDYNNAEHLGLFNKWQNDPFVAAGWNETGTLEEHRKYLKNLHEDGHTITVLAKFDDTYFAYYEIYWGKEDHFGVYCDAGDFDRGRHALVGDTSFRGPHRVSAWWSSTIHYLFLDEPRTHWVIGEPKATNSTVLSYDLMCGFNVTSFVDLTHKRSGAMKVSRERFFQICPVYWNGETKVGGTGIQLTAIQSKL, encoded by the exons ATGGATATTCCTCTGCCCGCAACCCTGCGACTCCCACATCCTTACCTCACTACATACCAAATAGACGAGGTCGATCGCAAACAGGTTCCTACGAGATATGGCGGCAAGCTTCTACGAACTCGCCACGAACCTCGGAATAATGGGTCAACACCGACGCGGAAAGATGCTATACTTCCTCCAGTAGTGCTTCATAGCAACGTCTACTTTTCCGAACCTGCTCAGGATCAGCCCGCCGATGGGCTACCTCCGGAGAGCAACAATTTTTTCTGGGGCCGAGTGAGAAGGACGCCAAAATCAGATATTGTATGGAATGACAACTCTCAGCCTACAGTGGCTCAACTTTGGCTCATCGTATACTCGCTATTTACTTTCCGCCCAGAGTTGGAATACTTCCGCATAGAGCTTAAAGGCTTTGGTCACCGCGAGCTATCTGAAGAGCTCAAGCATGTTGGACTGGCTGTCGAACACCCTCTTCCAGAGAATCGCGAAGTGCCAGCCAGACCTGCAGCGAGCGTTCCAGGAGCTTTTCCCAATGAAATCGTACTTCTTCGAGGCAATTTTTGGCAAGGCGCAGGATCACCCTTTGGCCCACGGCCAGTATGGGCTCCAGCTACTGCGACAGTTTCCGGCAAGCCATTGGACCAATATCCAGTCCTGCCAGTGGACTATGTCGCAGATACCAAATTCCCAGATCAGCGCGTCCATGCTTTCCACCCTCGGCGACCTGCGAAACCTGCACCTGGTTCGATTATGTACAGCAGATATATACCCCATCTGGATCAACATTTCAGCATGATTGCTCTAGATTACAATAATGCCGAGCATCTTGGACTTTTCAACAAATGGCAGAACGATCCGTTCGTGGCTGCGGGTTGGAACGAGACAGGGACTTTAGAGGAGCACAGGAAGTACCTGAAGAATCTACATGAAGATGGACACACTATTACCGTGCTTGCGAAGTTCGATGACACATACTTCGCGTACTATGAGATATACTGGGGCAAG GAGGACCACTTCGGGGTCTACTGCGACGCAGGCGATTTCGATCGTGGGCGGCATGCACTTGTCGGCGACACATCATTCCGCGGTCCGCATCGTGTCTCTGCCTGGTGGTCGAGTACGATTCACTACCTGTTCCTCGACGAACCTCGAACACACTGGGTGATTGGAGAACCGAAAGCCACGAACTCCACGGTCTTGAGCTATGATTTGATGTGTGGTTTCAATGTTACTTCATTTGTAGATCTCACACATAAGAGAAGCGGAGCGATGAAGGTCAGCAGGGAAAGATTCTTCCAGATTTGTCCAGTGTACTGGAATGGAGAGACAAAAGTTGGTGGTACTGGCATACAATTGACTGCGATCCAGTCAAAGTTGTAA
- a CDS encoding uncharacterized protein (antiSMASH:Cluster_10) yields MPQYFYLDANIKAHVPESQYKRTQRPEESNDYAAGDIIEAWDHVFRWDKDCISDGTMQIWRSRGDALADAALPEIKGPAGDAGGSDLLARLEAAANKPKPAKEVTALWEQLNSIGQTPFSYDREQILRGQAVFYRYAPQILASLLQFSLSAGFSSPSISRLLNLTSYLVPPMSSTPEGEAPRISKASNDRTYMRLMETTQFVLDCMSKDAMEVDNAGWRSAVRVRLLHATMRSRLLARVRGQMSKLPDPPYREDRDGVPLSQEDMAGTLASFSGAPLLNVMKVGIMPSLQECEDYTALWRVIGYYMGIDTEILSAHMSSWHQCSRLTACSIVNIFAGESFAPPAVHFPMNKADVPKYLQIQHQNSATTSTNGTKPDVYTTPATLPVLYSVVNRWPSPFTFQDQAAAARRLMGETLADWLSVPRTSLPRKVYLYTSFAVLNIPPTFSQYYRSGWDAKRRNALQRSAELAIYELLGDRKTKFRARGEGEFEPRDEKDEFGKGERGWLRGIGIALEWSIIIGEMILVLGILAPVLVPFLVCSWILNGALWDWHKAPSLAGYDVLVPT; encoded by the exons ATGCCTCAGTACTTCTATCTCGACGCCAATATCAAAGCACACGTGCCTGAATCTCAATACAAACGAACTCAGCGACCAGAAGAGAGCAACGACTATGCCGCAGGAGACATTATTGAAGCGTGGGATCATGTCTTCCGCTGGGATAAAGACTGCATCTCAGACGGCACAATGCAAATCTGGCGCTCTCGAGGCGACGCTCTCGCAGACGCAGCTCTGCCCGAAATCAAAGGCCCTGCCGGAGATGCAGGTGGATCAGACTTACTTGCAAGactcgaagctgcagcgaacAAACCAAAGCCAGCAAAAGAGGTGACAGCTCTCTGGGAACAGCTCAACTCCATTGGCCAGACTCCCTTCAGCTACGACCGCGAACAGATCTTGCGTGGACAAGCAGTGTTCTACCGCTATGCACCTCAAATCTTGGCTTCGTTGTTGCAATTCAGTCTATCAGCAGGCTTTTCATCGCCCAGTATTTCCAGGCTGCTGAATCTGACAAGCTATCTGGTGCCACCCATGAGTTCGACACCAGAAGGTGAAGCGCCGCGGATCTCAAAAGCAAGCAATGATCGGACGTATATGCGACTCATGGAGACGACACAGTTCGTTCTGGATTGCATGTCAAAGGATGCGATGGAAGTCGACAATGCTGGCTGGAGATCGGCTGTTCGAGTGAGATTGCTTCATGCCACGATGCGTAGCCGACTCCTCGCCAGAGTTCGCGGACAAATGTCGAAGCTGCCTGATCCTCCATATCGTGAAGACCGAGACGGAGTGCCGCTCAGTCAAGAGGACATGGCTGGAACTTTAGCTAGCTTTAGTGGCGCACCTCTGTTGAATGTGATGAAGGTTGGTATCATGCCTAGTCTACAAGAATGCGAAGACTACACTGCTCTCTGGAGGGTGATAGGGTATTACATGG GCATCGACACCGAAATCCTCAGCGCCCACATGTCCTCCTGGCACCAATGTAGCCGCCTCACCGCCTGCTCAATCGTCAACATCTTCGCAGGCGAAAGCTTCGCACCACCCGCAGTCCATTTCCCCATGAACAAAGCCGACGTCCCCAAATACCTCCAGATCCAACATCAGAACTCCGCCACAACCTCTACCAACGGCACGAAACCAGACGTCTACACAACCCCCGCAACCCTTCCCGTTCTCTACAGTGTTGTAAACCGTTGGCCCTCACCTTTTACCTTCCAGgaccaagcagcagcagcgagacgGCTCATGGGTGAAACGCTCGCAGACTGGCTTTCCGTACCTCGAACCTCTCTGCccaggaaagtctatttgtATACCAGCTTCGCGGTTCTCAATATACCACCGACATTCTCGCAATACTATCGTTCGGGCTGGGACGCAAAGCGTCGAAATGCACTCCAGAGAAGTGCGGAGTTGGCGATATATGAACTTCTGGGAGACCGCAAGACCAAGTTCCgagcaagaggagaaggcgagtTTGAGCCTCGAGATGAGAAGGATGAGTTTGGGAAGGGAGAAAGAGGTTGGCTACGAGGGATTGGGATTGCTCTCGAGTGGAGCATAATTATAGGCGAGATGATATTGGTGTTGGGCATTTTAGCTCCAGTGTTAGTGCCCTTCCTGGTGTGTTCGTGGATTCTCAATGGAGCGCTTTGGGACTGGCATAAAGCTCCTTCGCTGGCGGGGTATGATGTTCTGGTACCGACTTAA